The following proteins are encoded in a genomic region of Sorangiineae bacterium MSr12523:
- a CDS encoding winged helix DNA-binding domain-containing protein, whose amino-acid sequence MLALSARQARNLHLAAQGLLVPPRGRATKADVLSAIARMQLLQIDTIHVVARSPYLVLFSRLGDYQPAWLEALLAEGAIFETWAHEACFAPIDDYLLHRRHVDGRNHWARRSAQRMHDNHREAMDRLLAHVRELGPVKSSDFERKDSGGKAAKPGWWGWKSEKRWLEALFVLGELMIARRDKFQRVYDLTERVLSVAAPGLDPAAIPTEEAMRRAFIVRAVRALGVTQARWIADYFRLGRRLKDAELDPFVEAGELARVEVEGWTNPGYVHHAHTDLLQSPLRATHSTLLSPFDPVVWDRERAAAMFDFDYRIECYTPEEKRQYGYYVLPILRRGVLVGRLDAKAHRADGVFEVKSVYLEGGQRPSEALTRDVVAAIQSCADWHRTPKVQIRKSDPRAWAKSLRAELSARKRKGADLDQGE is encoded by the coding sequence ATGCTCGCATTGAGCGCGCGGCAGGCGCGCAATCTCCACCTCGCTGCGCAAGGCCTGCTCGTACCGCCCCGCGGCCGTGCCACGAAGGCCGATGTACTGTCCGCCATCGCGCGCATGCAGCTTTTGCAGATCGACACCATCCACGTCGTCGCGCGCAGTCCGTACCTGGTTCTCTTTTCCCGGCTCGGCGACTACCAGCCCGCGTGGCTCGAGGCGCTCCTGGCGGAGGGGGCCATCTTCGAAACGTGGGCACACGAAGCGTGCTTCGCGCCCATCGACGACTACCTCTTGCACCGACGCCACGTCGACGGGCGCAACCATTGGGCACGCCGCAGCGCCCAGCGCATGCACGACAACCACCGCGAGGCCATGGACCGCCTGCTCGCCCACGTGCGCGAGCTCGGGCCGGTGAAGTCGTCCGATTTCGAACGCAAAGACAGCGGGGGCAAGGCCGCCAAACCGGGTTGGTGGGGTTGGAAGTCGGAGAAGCGCTGGCTCGAGGCCCTGTTCGTGCTGGGCGAATTGATGATCGCCCGCCGCGACAAATTCCAGCGTGTCTACGACTTGACCGAACGTGTCCTCTCCGTCGCCGCCCCTGGCCTCGATCCAGCTGCGATCCCCACCGAAGAAGCGATGCGCCGCGCCTTCATCGTCCGTGCCGTCCGCGCCCTCGGCGTCACCCAGGCGCGCTGGATCGCGGATTATTTCCGCCTCGGCCGCCGCCTCAAAGACGCGGAGCTCGATCCATTCGTCGAGGCCGGCGAACTCGCCCGCGTCGAGGTCGAAGGATGGACCAACCCCGGGTACGTGCATCATGCACATACCGATCTGCTCCAAAGCCCGCTCCGCGCGACCCACAGCACCCTGCTTTCGCCGTTCGACCCCGTCGTGTGGGACCGCGAGCGCGCCGCCGCCATGTTCGATTTCGATTACCGCATCGAATGTTACACTCCGGAGGAGAAACGCCAATACGGCTATTACGTATTACCCATCTTGCGCCGGGGTGTCCTCGTCGGTCGTCTCGATGCCAAAGCGCACCGCGCGGACGGCGTTTTCGAGGTGAAATCCGTGTACCTCGAAGGCGGACAACGCCCCAGCGAGGCCCTCACCCGAGACGTGGTCGCCGCCATTCAGTCCTGCGCCGATTGGCACCGCACGCCCAAGGTGCAAATTCGAAAAAGCGATCCCCGCGCCTGGGCCAAATCGCTCCGCGCCGAGCTCTCAGCGCGAAAACGGAAAGGTGCGGACCTTGACCAGGGGGAATAG
- a CDS encoding porin family protein: protein MRKILVGLLSGTFFVAAASSANAAETSPTPSTDHPISVAAFGGYGFNNALDSNAKDSFNLYGAGFGVRAGYTLPMKLYLGGMFQYNLGSELEGTKSRGKVMNVGGEVGYNFDVAQFTIRPYVGAGVGIAGGDLKGLDTNDNKVKFSVWPGVQGLYNVTDQLYAGIDARYTFIFTDLGPGSGNANAIGVYGTVGYRF from the coding sequence ATGCGAAAAATCTTAGTCGGGCTTTTGTCAGGTACCTTCTTCGTTGCGGCCGCCTCCAGCGCGAACGCAGCGGAAACTTCACCGACGCCGAGCACCGATCATCCCATTAGCGTGGCCGCCTTCGGTGGCTACGGCTTCAACAATGCATTGGATAGCAATGCCAAGGATAGCTTCAATCTTTATGGCGCGGGCTTCGGCGTGCGCGCCGGATACACCCTGCCGATGAAACTTTATCTCGGCGGCATGTTCCAATACAACTTGGGTAGCGAGCTCGAAGGCACCAAGAGCAGGGGCAAGGTCATGAACGTCGGCGGTGAGGTTGGCTACAACTTCGACGTGGCGCAGTTCACCATTCGTCCGTACGTGGGCGCGGGCGTCGGAATCGCCGGCGGCGACCTCAAAGGCCTCGATACGAACGACAACAAGGTGAAGTTCTCGGTCTGGCCGGGTGTGCAAGGCCTCTACAACGTCACCGACCAGCTCTATGCCGGCATCGACGCGCGTTACACCTTCATTTTCACCGATCTGGGGCCGGGCAGCGGAAACGCGAACGCGATTGGCGTCTACGGTACGGTGGGCTACCGCTTCTAG
- a CDS encoding porin family protein, producing MAAASSAYAGEPSPSTKHPISVAVLGGYAINNALDSHTNDSLNLYGVGFGVRAGYTLPMKLYLGAMFQYNLGGTWRYDPNTEYTGRVMTPGAEIGFDIDAGRFTVRPSLGLGAGIARGDLNLNDKGDSFNFAIWPGMQLLWNTTDQIYLGTEIRYTFIFTKDGTGDGNANAFGGYAVVGYRF from the coding sequence ATGGCCGCTGCATCGAGCGCGTATGCCGGGGAGCCCTCGCCGAGCACCAAACATCCCATTAGCGTGGCCGTCTTAGGTGGTTACGCCATCAACAATGCTCTTGATAGCCATACCAATGACAGTTTGAATCTCTATGGCGTGGGCTTCGGCGTGCGTGCGGGATACACCCTGCCCATGAAGCTCTATTTGGGCGCCATGTTTCAATACAATTTGGGCGGCACGTGGAGATACGACCCGAACACCGAGTACACCGGCCGCGTAATGACGCCCGGTGCCGAGATTGGCTTCGATATCGACGCGGGGAGGTTCACCGTTCGTCCGTCCCTGGGCCTGGGCGCCGGCATTGCACGCGGCGACCTGAATCTCAACGACAAAGGCGATAGCTTCAACTTCGCCATCTGGCCGGGCATGCAACTCCTGTGGAACACGACGGATCAAATCTATTTGGGCACGGAGATACGCTACACGTTCATCTTCACGAAGGACGGGACGGGCGATGGAAACGCGAACGCCTTCGGCGGCTACGCCGTGGTGGGCTACCGCTTCTGA
- a CDS encoding feruloyl-CoA synthase has translation MARAPRFADPAITIEQRPDGSMLLFAQGALGDYPAHLGAVLRAWAERAPDRVFLAERTKEGGTREVTYGEAYRTARRLGALMLDDGLGPTRPVMILSDNSVDHALVALGAMVVGVPVVPISAAYSLMSRDHEKLRALHAMVRPGWVFADGDAYTRAIAALPLDPTTRVAVGFSGLLEAAGSSSANVDAALNAMGPDHVAKILFTSGSTGAPKGVINTHRMLCSNQQALAMGWPFLGDRPPVVVDWLPWSHTFGGNHNFNLVLWHGGTLWVDRGKPVPGRIEDTVNVLRHVSPTLYFNVPRGFDALLPYLENDAALAETFFRDLDLLFYAAAALPRPIWDRLVRLGERTRGEAVPFVSAWGATETSPLVTQVHFPIDDPGIIGVPTPGTTLKLAPNGTKLEARVKGPQVTPGYLHEMDRFRALLDDEGFYLTGDAVRLADPVNPNRGIVFDGRVSENFKLSSGTWVHTGALRLAVIAALSPMVQDAVIAGHDRDYVAVLLFPAAAASRDKIEQGLRAHNERADGATSQIVRCALLLDEPPSIDAGEITDKGYINQRAVLDRRAALVDLLFRPDAGAEVLRISDV, from the coding sequence ATGGCTCGTGCGCCCCGATTTGCCGATCCCGCGATCACGATCGAGCAACGCCCCGACGGCAGCATGCTTCTTTTCGCCCAAGGCGCGCTGGGAGACTACCCGGCGCATCTGGGCGCGGTGCTTCGTGCGTGGGCCGAGCGCGCGCCGGATCGCGTATTTCTGGCCGAGCGCACGAAGGAGGGCGGCACCCGGGAAGTGACCTATGGGGAGGCCTATCGAACGGCACGACGGCTCGGAGCCCTCATGCTGGACGACGGGCTTGGCCCCACGCGACCGGTGATGATCCTATCGGACAACTCCGTGGACCATGCCTTGGTGGCGTTGGGGGCCATGGTGGTCGGCGTTCCCGTTGTGCCGATCTCCGCAGCGTACTCGCTCATGTCGCGCGATCACGAGAAGCTGCGCGCGCTGCATGCGATGGTGCGCCCCGGCTGGGTGTTCGCCGATGGCGACGCGTACACGCGCGCGATTGCCGCGCTGCCCCTCGATCCGACGACCCGCGTGGCGGTGGGATTTTCTGGCCTATTGGAGGCCGCAGGCTCGAGTTCGGCGAATGTCGATGCGGCGCTGAATGCCATGGGTCCAGACCATGTGGCGAAGATTCTTTTTACGTCGGGTTCGACCGGTGCGCCCAAGGGCGTGATCAATACGCATCGCATGCTGTGCTCGAATCAGCAGGCGCTGGCCATGGGTTGGCCCTTCTTGGGCGATCGGCCGCCGGTGGTCGTCGATTGGCTTCCTTGGAGCCACACCTTTGGAGGCAATCACAATTTCAATTTGGTGCTGTGGCATGGCGGCACACTGTGGGTCGATCGCGGCAAGCCCGTTCCTGGCCGCATCGAGGACACGGTGAACGTGTTGCGCCACGTCTCCCCTACCCTGTATTTCAATGTACCGCGCGGCTTCGATGCGCTCTTGCCCTATTTGGAAAACGACGCCGCGCTCGCCGAGACGTTTTTTCGCGATCTCGATTTGCTCTTTTATGCCGCGGCGGCATTGCCGCGGCCCATTTGGGATAGGCTGGTTCGACTGGGAGAGCGGACGCGGGGCGAGGCGGTGCCCTTCGTGAGCGCGTGGGGTGCAACGGAAACCTCGCCGCTCGTCACCCAGGTGCATTTTCCCATCGACGACCCGGGCATCATCGGCGTGCCCACGCCGGGCACCACCTTGAAGCTGGCCCCCAATGGCACCAAGCTGGAGGCGCGCGTGAAAGGGCCCCAGGTTACACCGGGCTATTTGCACGAGATGGACCGCTTTCGCGCTCTGCTGGACGACGAAGGCTTCTACCTCACGGGCGATGCCGTGCGCCTCGCCGATCCCGTCAATCCGAACCGCGGCATCGTCTTCGATGGTCGCGTGAGCGAGAACTTCAAATTGAGCAGCGGCACCTGGGTGCACACCGGTGCATTGCGCCTCGCCGTGATTGCGGCGCTGTCGCCCATGGTTCAAGACGCGGTAATTGCGGGCCACGATCGCGATTACGTCGCGGTGCTTCTCTTTCCGGCGGCCGCAGCCTCGCGGGACAAAATCGAGCAGGGCCTGCGCGCCCACAATGAGCGCGCGGACGGCGCAACCAGCCAAATCGTGCGATGCGCCTTGCTCCTCGACGAACCCCCGTCCATCGACGCGGGCGAAATCACGGACAAGGGCTACATCAACCAGCGCGCAGTCCTGGATCGCCGCGCGGCCTTGGTGGACTTGCTCTTTCGCCCCGATGCCGGTGCGGAGGTTCTTCGCATCAGCGACGTCTAG
- a CDS encoding carbohydrate kinase family protein — MKKVLVAGEINVDLVLRGCPIFPAPGKEVVVDDLGMVLGSASAICAMGLARLGTPVAFAGKVGDDAWGSFCTETMGRAGVDIARIVAEPGLKTGVTVAISGPSDRALVTFLGSSAELGADDIGDDAFEGAAHLHVSSYYLQQKLRPGCRGLFERAHRAGLTTSLDPGYDPSEHWADDLLATLGEVDLFFPNEVELRCIARRDDVVEALHVMENVHAKTVAKLGAEGAITLHRGEVMRVPAFPVQPVDTTGAGDSFNAGFLHAWLAGDCLVDSMRFGAACASLSTLGIGGTAAQATRDEALAVLRRRETD, encoded by the coding sequence ATGAAGAAGGTCTTGGTCGCGGGCGAGATCAACGTCGACCTCGTGCTCCGAGGGTGTCCGATTTTTCCGGCGCCAGGCAAAGAGGTCGTGGTCGACGATCTCGGCATGGTGCTGGGCAGCGCCTCGGCGATCTGCGCGATGGGGCTCGCCCGGCTTGGAACACCGGTCGCCTTCGCGGGCAAGGTCGGCGACGATGCGTGGGGCTCGTTCTGCACGGAGACGATGGGGCGCGCGGGCGTCGACATTGCGCGGATCGTCGCGGAGCCAGGGCTGAAAACCGGTGTGACCGTGGCCATCTCGGGACCGAGCGATCGCGCGCTGGTGACCTTCTTGGGGAGCTCGGCCGAGCTTGGCGCCGACGACATCGGGGACGATGCCTTCGAGGGCGCGGCGCACCTTCACGTCTCGTCGTACTACCTCCAGCAAAAACTTCGACCCGGCTGCCGCGGGTTGTTCGAGCGAGCCCACCGCGCCGGGCTGACGACGTCGCTCGATCCAGGCTACGACCCGAGCGAACACTGGGCGGACGATCTACTGGCCACGTTGGGAGAGGTGGATCTTTTCTTCCCGAACGAGGTGGAACTTCGATGCATCGCGCGACGCGACGATGTCGTCGAGGCGCTGCACGTCATGGAGAACGTGCACGCGAAAACGGTGGCCAAGCTCGGGGCGGAGGGGGCCATCACCTTGCATCGCGGCGAGGTGATGCGCGTGCCGGCCTTTCCCGTGCAGCCCGTCGATACGACGGGCGCGGGCGATTCGTTCAACGCTGGCTTTCTCCACGCGTGGTTGGCGGGCGATTGCCTCGTCGACAGCATGCGGTTCGGCGCGGCTTGTGCATCTCTTTCCACACTGGGCATCGGAGGCACGGCGGCCCAGGCGACACGCGACGAAGCGCTCGCCGTGCTGAGACGACGTGAAACGGACTGA
- a CDS encoding 1-phosphofructokinase family hexose kinase, translating into MITVGGFNTSMDELIELEELSLGKVHRTTGVQAYPGGKGLHVATSVAALGEPVALVGLIDRAYRTTFEDWLGARGVAFHGIEIEQPIRTCFAIREQSGRITEILEAGPEIDSRIEGELLATFRKLADASRVAVLSGSLPRGISEQTYAKLVESLGTRCIVDASGEPLRHAIAAGPFMVKPNRDEAEKWLSMPIDGLEAAAAAAQRMAYEGIALVVVSLGDQGALAFSHGVCLHASVDIDACINPVGSGDALVGGMTVGLARDWSFEATFRLGVACGAANALTGETGFFRREDVEKLFPLVKVRTFPFSR; encoded by the coding sequence GTGATTACGGTCGGTGGATTCAATACGTCGATGGACGAGCTCATCGAGCTCGAGGAACTTTCACTCGGCAAGGTCCACCGAACCACCGGCGTACAGGCGTACCCCGGCGGCAAAGGTTTGCACGTGGCCACCAGCGTGGCCGCCCTGGGCGAACCCGTTGCCTTGGTGGGCTTGATCGACCGGGCCTACCGAACCACCTTCGAAGACTGGCTTGGCGCGCGCGGCGTCGCCTTTCACGGCATCGAAATCGAGCAGCCGATCCGCACGTGTTTCGCCATCCGCGAGCAGTCCGGGCGCATCACGGAAATTCTGGAAGCGGGCCCGGAGATCGATTCGCGGATCGAGGGCGAGCTGCTCGCGACATTCCGCAAGCTGGCCGATGCTTCGCGGGTGGCGGTACTCTCGGGCAGCCTTCCGCGGGGCATCTCCGAGCAGACGTACGCGAAGCTGGTGGAGTCGCTGGGCACGCGCTGCATCGTGGATGCGAGCGGGGAACCGTTGCGGCATGCCATTGCGGCCGGCCCCTTCATGGTGAAGCCGAATCGCGACGAAGCGGAAAAATGGCTCTCCATGCCCATCGACGGGCTCGAGGCCGCGGCCGCCGCCGCCCAGCGCATGGCCTACGAGGGTATTGCGCTGGTCGTCGTGTCGCTGGGCGACCAAGGGGCCCTCGCCTTCTCCCACGGCGTGTGCCTTCACGCCTCCGTGGACATCGATGCGTGCATCAACCCCGTGGGTTCCGGCGATGCGCTGGTGGGCGGGATGACCGTGGGCCTCGCACGCGATTGGTCCTTCGAGGCCACGTTCCGCCTCGGCGTGGCCTGCGGTGCGGCCAATGCGCTCACCGGCGAGACGGGCTTCTTCCGCCGCGAGGACGTGGAAAAGCTATTCCCCCTGGTCAAGGTCCGCACCTTTCCGTTTTCGCGCTGA